One Capricornis sumatraensis isolate serow.1 chromosome 8, serow.2, whole genome shotgun sequence genomic region harbors:
- the DAGLA gene encoding diacylglycerol lipase-alpha: MPGIVVFRRRWSVGSDDLVLPAIFLFLLHTTWFVILSVVLFGLVYNPDEACSLNLVDHGRGYLGILLSCMIAEMAIIWLSMRGGILYTEPRESMQYVLYVRLAILVIEFIYAIVGIVWLTQYYTSCNDLTAKNVTLGMVVCNWVVILSVCITVLCVFDPTGRTFVKLRATKRRQRNLRTYNLRHRLEEGQATSWSRRLKVFLCCTRTKDSQSDAYSEIAYLFAEFFRDLDIVPSDIIAGLVLLRQRQRAKRNAVLDEANNDILAFLSGMPVTRNTKYLDLKSSHEMLRYKEVCYYMLFALAAYGWPMYLMRKPACGLCQLARSCSCCLCPARPRFAPGVTIEEDNCCGCNAIAIRRHFLDENMTAVDIVYTSCHDAVYETPFYVAVDHDKKKVVISIRGTLSPKDALTDLTGDAERLPVEGHHGTWLGHKGMVLSAEYIKKKLEQEMVLSQAFGRDLGRGTKHYGLIVVGHSLGAGTAAILSFLLRPQYPTLKCFAYSPPGGLLSEDAMEYSKEFVTAVVLGKDLVPRIGLSQLEGFRRQLLDVLQRSTKPKWRIIVGATKCIPKSELPEEVEVTTLASTRLWTHPSDLTIALSASTPLYPPGRIIHVVHNHPAEQCCCCEQEEPTYFAIWGDNKAFNEVIISPAMLHEHLPYVVMEGLNKVLENYNKGKTALLSAAKVMVSPTEVDLTPELIFQQQPLPTGPPVPAGLALELPAADRRDSSIRSKSQSEMSLEGFSEGRLLSPVAAASAARQDPVELLLLSTQERLAAELQARRAPLATMESLSDTESLYSFDSRRSSGFRSIRGSPSLHAVLERDEGHLFYIDPAIPEENPSLSSRTELLAADSLSKHSQDTQPLEAALGSGGVTPERPPSAAANEEPEEGGGGAAPRSGELALQEGRLGDSPSPQVLEFAEFIDSLFNLDSKSSSFQDLYCMVVPESPTSDYAEGPKSPSQQEILLRAQFEPNLVPKPPRLFAGSADPSSGISLSPSFPLSSSGELMDLTPTGLSSQECLAVDKVRTSTPAGRGASPTKQDDLVISAR, encoded by the exons ATGCCCGGGATCGTGGTGTTCCGGCGGCGCTGGTCTGTGGGCAGCGATGACCTCGTCCTGCCAGCCATCTTCCTCTTCCTGCTGCATACCACCTG GTTTGTGATCCTGTCCGTGGTGCTCTTCGGCCTGGTCTACAACCCGGACGAGGCCTGCTCCCTGAACCTGGTGGACCACGGCCGCGGCTACCTGGGCATTTTGCTGAGCTGCATGATCGCCGAGATGGCCATCATCTGGCTGAGCATGCGCGGCGGCATCCTCTACACAGAGCCCCGCGAATCCATGCAGTACGTGCTCTACGTGCGCCTGG CCATCCTGGTGATCGAGTTCATCTATGCCATCGTGGGCATCGTCTGGCTCACCCAGTACTACACCTCCTGCAACGACCTCACTGCCAAGAACGTCACGCTCG GGATGGTCGTCTGCAACTGGGTGGTCATCCTGAGCGTGTGCATCACAGTCCTCTGCGTCTTCGACCCCACGGGCCGCACCTTCGTCAAGCTGAGGGCCACCAAGAGGCGGCAGCGCAACCTGCGGACCTACAACCTGCG gcacCGCTTAGAAGAAGGTCAGGCCACCAGCTGGTCACGCCGGCTCAAAGTGTTCCTCTGCTGCACTCGGACGAAGGACTCCCAGTCA GACGCCTACTCGGAAATCGCCTACCTCTTTGCCGAGTTTTTCCGAGACCTGGACATTGTGCCGTCGGACATCATCGCCGGCCTGGTGCTGCTCCGGCAGCGGCAGCGGGCCAAGCGCAATGCTGTGCTGGACGAG GCCAACAACGACATCCTGGCCTTCCTGTCTGGCATGCCGGTGACCCGAAACACCAAGTACCTCGACCTCAAAAGCTCG CACGAGATGCTCCGCTATAAGGAGGTCTGCTATTACATGCTCTTTGCCCTGGCTGCCTACGGCTGGCCCATGTACCTGATGCGGAAGCCTGCCTGCGGCCTCTGCCAGCTGGCCCGGTCCTGCTC GTGCTGCTTGTGCCCTGCCCGGCCCCGGTTCGCCCCCGGAGTCACCATCGAGGAAGACAACTGCTGCGGCTGCAACGCCATCGCCATTCGACGCCACTTCCTGGATGAGAACATGACCGCGGTGGACATTGTCTACACCTCCTGCCATGACGCG GTCTATGAAACCCCCTTCTACGTGGCGGTGGACCATGACAAGAAGAAGGTGGTGATCAGTATCCGGGGAACCCTGTCCCCCAAG gatgCCCTGACAGACCTGACTGGCGACGCCGAGCGCCTCCCCGTGGAGGGCCACCACGGCACCTGGCTGGGACACAAG GGGATGGTCCTCTCGGCCGAGTACATCAAGAAGAAGCTGGAGCAGGAGATGGTCCTGTCCCAGGCCTTCGGGCGAGACCTG GGCCGCGGAACCAAACACTATGGCCTGATTGTGGTGGGCCACTCCCTGGGTGCAGGGACCGCcgccatcctctccttcctcctgagACCCCAGTACCCAACCCTCAAGTGCTTTGCCTACTCCCCCCCAGGGGGCCTGCTGAG CGAGGATGCCATGGAGTACTCCAAGGAGTTTGTGACGGCTGTGGTTCTGGGCAAAGACCTTGTTCCCAG GATCGGCCTCTCCCAGCTGGAAGGCTTCCGCAGACAGCTCCTGGATGTCCTGCAGCGAAGCACCAAGCCCAAA TGGCGAATCATTGTGGGGGCCACCAAATGCATCCCCAAGTCAGAGCTCCCCGAGGAGGTGGAGGTGACCACCCTGGCCAGCACGCGGCTCTGGACTCACCCCAGCGACCTGACCATCGCCCTGTCAGCCAGCACTCCCCTCTACCCCCCCGGCCGCATCATCCACGTGGTCCACAACCACCCAGCGGAGCAGTGCTG CTGCTGTGAGCAGGAGGAGCCCACATACTTCGCCATCTGGGGCGACAACAAGGCCTTCAACGAGGTGATCATCTCGCCGGCCATGCTGCACGAGCACCTCCCCTACGTGGTCATGGAGGGGCTCAACAAG GTGCTGGAGAACTACAACAAAGGGAAGACCGCCCTGCTGTCCGCTGCGAAGGTCATGGTGAGCCCCACAGAGGTGGACCTGACCCCCGAGCTCATCTTCCAGCAGCAGCCGCTGCCCACGGGGCCACCCGTGCCTGCCGGGCTGGCCCTGGAGCTGCCCGCCGCAGACCGCCGAGACAGCAGCATCAG GAGCAAGTCCCAGTCTgagatgagcctggagggcttctcgGAGGGGCGGCTGCTCTCCCCCGTGGCCGCGGCCTCGGCGGCCCGCCAGGACCCggtggagctgctgctgctgtctacCCAGGAGCGGCTGGCAGCCGAGCTGCAGGCGCGGCGGGCGCCACTGGCCACCATGGAGAGTCTGTCGGACACGGAGTCTCTGTACAGCTTCGACTCGCGCCGCTCCTCCGGCTTCCGCAGCATCCGCGGCTCGCCTAGCCTCCATGCCGTGCTGGAGCGCGACGAGGGCCACCTCTTCTACATCGACCCGGCCATCCCTGAGGAGAACCCATCCCTGAGCTCGCGCACCGAACTGCTGGCAGCCGACAGCCTGTCCAAACACTCGCAGGACACGCAGCCCCTGGAGGCCGCCCTGGGCAGTGGGGGCGTCACTCCCGAGCGGCCCCCCAGCGCCGCGGCCAACGAGGAGCCGGAGGAAGGGGGCGGAGGGGCAGCCCCCCGCAGTGGAGAGCTGGCGCTGCAGGAGGGGCGCCTGGGGGACTCGCCCAGCCCGCAGGTGCTGGAGTTTGCCGAGTTCATCGACAGCCTCTTCAACTTGGACAGCAAGAGCAGTTCCTTCCAGGACCTCTACTGCATGGTGGTGCCTGAGAGCCCCACCAGCGACTACGCCGAGGGCCCCAAGTCCCCCAGCCAGCAGGAGATCCTGCTCCGAGCCCAGTTCGAGCCCAATCTGGTGCCCAAGCCCCCACGGCTCTTCGCTGGCTCAGCCGACCCCTCCTCGGGCATCTCGCTGTCACCCTCCTTCCCACTCAGCTCCTCGGGCGAGCTCATGGACCTGACCCCCACGGGCCTCAGCAGCCAGGAGTGCCTGGCAGTGGACAAGGTCCGGACTTCTACCCCGGCTGGCCGCGGGGCCAGCCCCACCAAGCAGGACGACCTGGTCATCTCGGCACGCTAG